The window CCCCACTCAACACGAGGAATATTAATGGTTTCGCCAGAGCCGAGATAATTGACATTACCGATAGTTCCACCCGGCTTCAGAACGGTGACAGCTTCAGCAAAGGTGTCAACTGTTCCACCTGCAATGACGATACGGTCAACGCCACGTCCCTTAGTTAGTTTCATTACCTGTTCGGCAATAGGACCATTGTGATAGTCGATAATCTCATTTGCTCCATACTTACGTGCTGCTTCAGCACAAACCTTTCTACTGCCGACAGCATAGACATAGGATGCACCAGCAAGCGCCGCACCAGCTACAGCCATCAAGCCAACAGGACCAATACCGATAACGAGGACTTCATCGCCGAACTTCACGTCAGCAAGTTCTACTCCGTGGAAGCCTGTAGGTACCATGTCTGAGAGCATAACAGCATCAACGGGGTCAAGTCCTTCTGGGATTAAAGCCAAATTGCCGTCGGCATCATTGACATGGAAGTATTCAGCAAACACACCATCTTTGAAGTTAGAGAACTTCCAACCAGCCAGCATACCATTCGAGTGCATGGAATATCCAGCTTGCGCTTCTAATGAATTCCAATCAGGTGTGATGGCAGGAACAAGTACTCTGTCTCCTGGTTTGAAGTCTTTAACCATTGAGCCAACCTCAACGACCTCTCCTGTAGCTTCGTGTCCGAGAATCATGTCTTTCCTCTCTCCGATAGCCCCTTCCCAAACGGTATGTACGTCAGAGGTACAAGGAGCTACCGCCAATGGTCTAACGATGGCATCCATCGGTCCACATACAGGGCGGTCTTTCTCTATCCAACCAGCCTTTCCGATTCCTAACATTGCAAATGCTTTCATAATAAAATCTCCTATAAATAAATGAAACTTAGCTTTTTAAGCA is drawn from Prevotella melaninogenica and contains these coding sequences:
- a CDS encoding NAD(P)-dependent alcohol dehydrogenase; amino-acid sequence: MKAFAMLGIGKAGWIEKDRPVCGPMDAIVRPLAVAPCTSDVHTVWEGAIGERKDMILGHEATGEVVEVGSMVKDFKPGDRVLVPAITPDWNSLEAQAGYSMHSNGMLAGWKFSNFKDGVFAEYFHVNDADGNLALIPEGLDPVDAVMLSDMVPTGFHGVELADVKFGDEVLVIGIGPVGLMAVAGAALAGASYVYAVGSRKVCAEAARKYGANEIIDYHNGPIAEQVMKLTKGRGVDRIVIAGGTVDTFAEAVTVLKPGGTIGNVNYLGSGETINIPRVEWGVGMGHKTIRGGLMPGGRLRMEKLAKLVTSGRLNLSYLVTHRFNGFDHMEESLNLMKDKPRDLIKPVVVIDDKLY